ACAATTTATTAATATATTGATATATGAAAACATACCAGTCTAAATACAGTATTGACAATGCATGTTCTAACTTCTGATCACCAGCCAGCTCCTTTTATAGGGAACTAGCTGATCACCCAGCgttgcctggatatttatttatcccaatcttcctgTATTGGATCGATTTTTACAtgtcaaccctcccccccccccaacagtatTTTTCCctagatagtaagtcatatgtatagcaagtttggctgaaatctgtccatgcgtttcagagttatgctggaacatacatacgtACACTCACagatacatctgattttatatattgtatatagATTTGTTATCTTAAACACAAAGAATCAAAAGAATACGTAAAAATAGATTAATTATTACAGGTACAAGTTCATTTATCctttaccctctgttttctgtccaataatcaattcctaatcctcaacagaacattgcctcctgtcGCATGAATCTTTAATTtgctcaggagtctctcatgaggaactttgtcgaaAACttgctgaaaatctagatatattctgtcaaccggctcacctttagcaacatgtttattcacaccttccaaGAAATGAAGCAAGTTGGTGAGGTAAGTCTTCCCTTGTCAGAACCCctgctgactgtctcattaaaccatgtttgtctatgtgtttcataattttattctttataataatttACACTATTTTACCTGGCaatgaagtcaagcttaccagatgtctatgtggctagtctagtaaaaaatgctggcccctcgtacatcccaatggcttgttttgtgcgttcttcttttgaatgtgtttttttccaaaatggtttAAAAACTTTAGATGTACGGAGGACAGACATATCTGAGCAATGGctattttcgaaacaaaaaaatagtcatttttctgttttgaaaattgtcatGTTCGCTGTTGCATTTTTGTGCGTGTTCCCCAAAgtgtccaaactcagatttggacgtCATAAGATTCAATTTATTTTTATACCCTCAAACtgtataaaaagagaaaaaaaaggctAAGCAGTTGATCTGGAATGTGCAATTGCTGAAAGTCCATCATATCTGTTCCGGGTTGAACTAGCTTTGTTCTCACGTGTTGTAATGTACCAGGACAGTACCTACTCTCCTCTGTGCAgtaatccccaaattctataaatggctgcTAAAGTTTGGCATGCAGTCATACACCCAATTGAAAAATAGGGTCAATTATCCAACTGGCACTAAATTGATGCTTTATTAAAGCTAAGTTGCAATAATTGATGCTGACAAGCACTAATTAGCAATTGCATGTGTAACTAACTTACACCTCTGTTCTATCTACTGAGCGCCTGAATTCTATAGTGCGCAACTGCAAAGGGAGCGTTAACGTGGGAGGGGCTTGGACGTGTCAGGGCGTCCAGACTATCCCTGCACATACTTTATAGAACAGCTGGATTTATGAGCCCAACGGGTTGCTTTTAAGCGCCAGTATTCACTCCAGCCATAAAAATGGCATAAGTGGTCACACCTAAAGTTTGGTATGTAATTGCGGATTTGAGGTAGTATTCTAGAACAGATTTGGGATGCAGGCAGCCGATTgatttttgggttaaaaaaaaatgggaacacctaACTCCTTACTACCAaaagctccactggctgccccttgAAGCGAGAGTAGTGTTCAAATTTgactgcctctgtttcaaattcATTGGTCCCCATTTCAACTTAGAatgtccatccagacccacacgcagacTGCACCTATTTAACCACCCAAAACTAAaggcctgccattacaaaagatacctgaacagaacacttgccttccaagtaggtcaactgaacgattggctgggtaacattatcacgcactcctcatcctagctaagtttcagaaaacttgtaaaaacaaacttgATTAACCAATTTATAACCAAGTCCTCTCAagcctctcctctccaaccctaaCCAAATTGTTCCCAAAGTCTCTTATGCCTCACCTCTGTATCatgctctcctgtattttgatgatcttacattgtacctGTATTCGCTGTTTGTCcggctcttctttgttgtaaaccgccttgaacttccaagactttggcggtatataagaataaaattattattattattactgttatAGACTACTAGCATAAGGGCCCATTTTTTTGGCATCTAACTTTTATCTCCATTTATAGATTTTCCTCCTAGATGACCAATTGAATCACTAATCATATCCATAACCATTTTAAGTTTTGCAGTTAACACTTACCAGTAGCTTCTGGAACAGATTTATATTAGGGTAGAATGATTTCCAAAGTGGCCTATTAGTAGACTTTTATGACTTTTAATCATTTATGTTTGAGTTCCATTCTTATTCCAGTGTTGAAGGACACCACCTGCTCCTGATCTGAAGTGCTTGTGCAGTTGGAGATGGCTGGAAGAGGCAGAGGAAGGGGACGCGGTCAGATGACCTTCAATGTAGAGGCTGTGGGAATTGGGAAAGGAGAAACACTACCCCCACCAACCCTGCAACCTTCTCCTCTGTTCCCTGTGAGTCCTATTTCATGTTATTATGAAGTAATAATATTCAGATGTagtacagcagggctgcccaagtccagtcctcgagatctactggcaggccaggttttctagatatccacaatgaatatgcttgagagagatttgcctgcactgccttcttggtatgcaaatctctctcatgcatgttcattgtgaatatctaGAAAACCTGGCCTTcaggtagatctcgaggaccggacttgggcagccctgtagtAAAGGTATACAGTAACATTAATGGATGAGGCCATACCGCTTAGTCTATGGAGTCACAGAAACACACCCAGAAAACTTGTCTTGTAGCTAGTAAATTCTACTTTAAAAAATAATTCTGATGTTAAGTGCAATTCaggaaactttgggctcctttcacaaagccacgatagaggtttctgCCACGGGCCGGTGAAATAattgctccagtgctcataggaacacttacctcgccagcccatggtaaaaatctctactgcagctttgtaaaagccagtgtttaTAAGGCATTGTTATTAGGATAGATTATCCTGAGTAAGATCTAGGAAAGTTTTTGGGTCAGAAAGGTAAAAAAGGAAGCTTTCTGATCACCACATTTGTTGATTGTGATGTTTTCATATTGtctgttttaaattgtacttCACCTTGGTTTGCCTTGTGGAACAGTGGATGATGAATAAATATTTTAGAGAAATAAATATTATAGGAAACAAATAATGACTAAAATTGGGTCAACTCTAGGAATATATACTAGGATGATGGATATATTGGGATGATGGATCAACTAGGATGATGGATGATGAACAAATATTGTGGATGATGAATAAATATTTTAGAGAAATAAATATTACAGGAAACAAATAATGACTAAAATTGGGTCAACTCTAGGAATATATACTAGGATGATGGATATACTGGGATGATGGATCAACTAGGATGATGGATGATGAACAAATATTGTGGATGATGAATAAATATTTTAGAGAAATAAATATTACAGGAAACAAATAATGACTAAAATTGGATCAACTCTAAGAAGATATACTAAGATGATTGTTCCCCTGGACTTTGTTTACTTTGGGACCTATTCAATAAAATGCAGTAAGCACTTAACACATAATTAACACACTGAAACAGACTACTGTGCAACTGCATCAAATGCCTGTCTTCAACATCCATGACTCAACGACttatattccatgagagctgccattctcacattactcctctcctcaagtcacttcattggctcctcatccatttctgaatacagttaaaactcctcttactgacctacaactgtatcactctgtagcccctcaatatctttcctcactcatctcccccaTGCTCCCTCCTGTCAGCTCTGTTCATCGGAGTCCCTCCTGtccgtacccttctcctccactgccaactccagactttcgagctgctttcaaatcctaactcccactcactcaTAGGTAAGATATCTATGTCCATCCCAACCCTTAATACAATATGTCttctctgtccaaattagattgtaagctcttctaggaagggaccatctattacatgctaaatgtacagtgttgcatagcactatagaaatgataaatagtagtagtagtaatcagTGCATAAAACTGGTTTCTATCTTGCAGTTTTGATTGCAAAGGCAAAATTATAAATCAAATGATAAATACATTTCCTCTTTGTCTTAGAACAGTCATGCATTTGAGTTTTGTGCTGGTGATATTGTAATATGTTTCTCTACTGCAGGTCTTGGAATATAAGCCAGTCCCTCTGCTCACAGGAGAGGAAGTGGAGTATATGCTGGCCCTGAAGCAGGAGCTGAGAGGAGCAATGAAAAACCTACCTTACTATGTCAAACCAGCTGCACCAAAAAAGGGTATCTTTGTGTAGCAATGAGGTTCATTCTTCTTGTTCACTTACTTTTCCCACTTTCATGGTACAGAGAAAGTTGTCACAGTATGCAAGTCTGATATTATATATACAAGTGGATCTTATTAACGTTCTAAGGCCCATTGTACGTATACACTGTGTAAATAAGGGAAAGAAATCACAGTTTGTGAAAGCATACCCTGTGACATTGTGGACAGTTTAATTCCTCTTGATCTTGAAAATTTTGGCTGGTAACCAAGTTTTGTAAGAATTTGATTTTCCCACTTCAGGTTATTATCTTGGTTTCTTATCATCCTGCTGGACCAGCCTAGTCCAATAGGTTATGTCCCTGTAGCAGAAGATGGGAGTATTCCTGTGATTTTACTGCTATATGGAGTGGTGTAACTTGGAACTCTCAATTTTTGGGTTCCATGGTAGCTACCCTGGAGGTAGTATACAATGTTGattaaatgttgctactatttgaatttttgccaggtacttgtgacctggattggccaccatgaagatgggatactggctAGATGGACTGGCTAAATTCTTTTTGAAATGAGATTTGATTCTATTGTTATTGTTAAGACCTGATAGAATGTATCCATGACTTTCTGATTGTTATGTTTTCAGATATGTAATTCtttcaaaatacaataaaaatattgaactaacaAAAAAAAGGAGATGGTTTGAGTAATGTCAGACAATACTATGGTGGTGGCTTATGTTGACAAGTAGGAAGGTACCAGAAGTGTGATAGTATCTCTAGAGGTAGCCCTGTTTAGTGAGTGGTCAGAATCACATCCTCTGGCTTTCTCCAAAGTGCACATGGCAGGGATGCAGAGCatgcaagcagacttcctcacTCAGCAGACTCTGGACCCAAGAGAGTGGGAGTTGGATCCTACAATGTTCCTGATGCTGGTAGATCACTGGGAGAAGCCATGGTTTGATCTCATGTCGAGTGTCAAAATATTAAGTGCCCTGCTTTCTTCAGTTGAAGAAAAAGCGAAGGAGCAATGGAGATTGATATGTTGATTCAGCCTTAGCCTTGCAGGAGCCTCTGTATATCTTTCTCCTTTGGCCACTGATTGGTCATGTAGTCTGCAGGACTGTCAAACATTCCTTCCTAGTGATTTTGATTGGCTGCATAGTCAAGCTGTTGGTGGAGCCGCCCCCTCCATCCCAGGGAGCCAGATTTTCGTTTACAGCATAGCTCTGGTGAGGTAACACTTAGCTTATAGGAGCTATGTCCCCACAGTGGTACCTGCTCTGCTTAAGGTGTATAGGCCTTCCAGATATTTGGCTTATTTGTAAGTTTGGAGCATTGGTTCAAGAGCAGGAGTATTAACCCTCACAGGGTTGATTTTACCCTGATCTTAGCCTTTTTACAAGGACTGGATGAAGAGTTGGCCTCAAACTCTCTTAAATTTCAGGTAGCAGCTCTAGCATGTTTTCAGAGTAAGGTGAAGGGGTGCTTTTGGGTTTCATTATGAATGTTGTTCGCTTTTATTGAGGGGTCAAACACATTCGCCTTTTGAAGTGTCCATTGATTCCTGCATGGGACTTCAGCCTGAGTTTGAGAGAACAAGCTTAGCTGCTTATCAGGGCATTGCAAAATTTTTTCAGTGCCGGATCTCTCCTTAAAAAAGCAGTGTTCCTGGTGGTGATTTTTTAAGTTTGCTGGGTCTCAGGGTTGCAGACTGTTTCCTGTTAGGAACCCTTTCTTATATTTTTCTGATAATTTGGTTTGCTAAAGATGTTTTCTCCCTTCCACCTGAATTGTTTGGTTGTTCTTCCAGCATTAGAGTGGGCAAGAGGGAAGGTTCAAGAAGAGTGCTTCCTAAATTGAATGTCCATTGAAGTCTTATTTGTTATTTGGAACTCACCAACAGTTTCAGCAGATCAGAtcatttgttttgtttgttgGCCCAAATAAAGGACAAGCAGCATCCAGATAAAATATTGTTTGATAGATTAAAGCTTCAATTGAGTCTGCATACAGCAGATACTGGAGTGCATTTGACAAGATCGCTAATGGCTTCTTGGACAGAGGCCAAAGCATTCTCCCTGGAAAATATCTACAAGGCAGCAATCTGGTCATCGTTCCACTCCTTCATAAAACATTACAAAATTGATGTTTTGGCTGAGGCAGATAGTCCCATTGACTGGGAATTCATATAGAGAGCCATATTTTGTCTTCCACCTGCCTTAAATTTAaagctttggtacatcccattggTCTGAACTGGCATAGCTGAATCATAAAGAAAGTGAAAATATTCTTACCTATTAATTTCCTTTCCATTAGTCCTGCTATATGTTagccctcccctccttccctggtaGACTTCAGACCAGACTTTCTGTTTGAGCATTCCCTTGCTTGTTCTTTGGCTGTGTGTATATAATTAGAAGTAGAGTGTGGTAATTATTAGAGTTTCCTGGGTGAGTCCTGGGGTTCCTTCTCTTTCTTGTTCTGATTTTTTGGTCTTTCTTTTTCTGGTTGCCTTCCTAATTGCTGGTTTTGGTATTGGCCATAAGGTTCCATGTTACACCACTGCTTATAACGCTGATGTCACATGTATATTCAAATATCTCTTCCTCCTATCTGATAGTTTGGGATACAACCCagtggtctagagcagtgatattcaacccagtcctcagggaccacctggccagtcgggttttcaggatatccacaatgaatatggatgacagagattttgaaaacctgactggccaggtggtccctgaggactggattgaataccactggtctagagtggtctagcaggactcaaggaaaagaaattaacaggtaagaataaTTTCACCTTTGCTTTGATTCTCAAATCAGTAATTATTTTTCCTTTGCTCTAACTTCCATTTGTTCCCCTTTTTAGATGTTGAACGATATTCTGATAAGTATCAGACTTCAGGACCTATTGACAGTGCTATAGACTGGAGCCCAGGTATGTACTCAGTTTTGCATGCTGGTTTGGATTTTCCTAAAAGTGACAGTGACATAACAGTGACTtatctagggttatcatatggctccagaaaaagggggatagattgagacatctgggttttaattCCTTTACTTTCAATggcagtaaaacccagatgtctcaatccatcctcctttttctggagtcatatggtaaccctagacataTCATTTGCTATTCAACTCTTATTATTTTATTCATGGATGAATTTATCCCCCTCTTCAAATTCACAGTTTCATAAGATATACATTTTAGGATCATTTGATTCTTTAGAGGTTCCTTGTGACAAAGAATAGCACAGTTGTATCTTCTTCAAGTGCACATTAGTTTGACTACTTACCATGACTGCTTGTCTTGTTTAATTGTTAGGATTCTATACGAGGGTTTGCTTGGAGGAGATGATCTCAGTTTAACAATAGATGCAAATACCACTTGTATGGTATTGCATTCTACTCAGGAAATGCTCTCTAATGGGTCCTTTCACTAAACTGTGGCAAAAGTGGTCTTACACACCCCTTATGTGGGTTTTCCCCATGCACTAACCAGAAAATGGCAGATTTTTTAATTCTCCAAATTAATGGCCACTTGATAATTTTGCCAATAACACATGACCATTAAAAAAATTGGCGAAGAAACAACAGGGGGTTCCGCCTTGGTGTATGTAAAGCTTTGGGGTTTGGGGTAGGTTGTGGAGTTCTGGATGTGGGTGGGTATTGGAGAATTCTTTGTATTGCTGGATTCATTTTTTTGTGTTCAGTGACTTTATTGATTGGATTTTGTTTGTCAGTTTTGTATGTGAGCAGTCTCTGATATTCACATTCTGGTTTGtatatttcaaaaaaattttcaataaacatttattaatttaaaaaaaattggcaaatGAGCTCCTACCTTCTCctgttttgtaggcggtaagggccTCCACGCTAACTCTTTGCTAATCAACTAGCATGCAGCAAAGCCCCCCATGCACCAATTGATTCATGCTATCACACCTATTCCTCATCCTCGGACACATCCCTTTcacagaaatatatttttttagtatGCCAGAGCATGTCCCTTGGTAAACCTTTTCACCTTGAGGTAAGCATGTAGTAGTGCTTACCatagtttaataaaagggcctctaAGGGTTTTCATGTATATAGTTGATATGGTATATTTATAATTCCTTCAGATTTTTAAAATCTATTATTacctgtttctttttttattgtgtattttttcttatattgttttcttatttattatACATGTTATTATTGGGATTTGCCTAGATTTTTAAAcagtgcagaatataaataattgcatttatttatttaaagcatttaaaTATGAGGAAACAGATTCTTCTTGCATTGCAGAAAAATTCAATTTCTCCCTCCATTATACTTATTAATACAGAGAGGATGGAGCTCTTGTTACTTTGCACTGCTTATTTCTACTCTGAAATAATTTTGTTTGAAGATAGAGGTATGCTGATCCACTAATCACAATTTTGTTTTTACAGATTGGCAGATGCTTCCCCGGGAGCTCAGGATCAGGGTGCGAAAATTACAAAAAGAGAGTCAGTATCTAACATTATATAATTAGCGTTTTCCTAACAAGAATGTTTGCAACAAACCTTTTTAGTGTTCTGTAATTTGTTACAAATAGAAAAATGAAACTAATATATCTGTGGAGGCAGCATTCAGAAACTCTCATAGGAATAATTTTCCAGGTGCCAATGACTAatatggtagtagtagtagtaatgctcTGGACTATGTAACCACATCTATCTCCTCAGACATAGAAGGTTACtacagttttgttttgattttttaaaatctaaatCAAGGGtatgttgaaaagaagagacagtgGAAGAAGAACTACCAAGGATGGTATTAGAACAGTATTTTGGTCTGTCTGTATGGCACAACTATTATCTTTGTTCATGCATATATTTGC
The nucleotide sequence above comes from Geotrypetes seraphini chromosome 5, aGeoSer1.1, whole genome shotgun sequence. Encoded proteins:
- the POLR3GL gene encoding DNA-directed RNA polymerase III subunit RPC7-like yields the protein MAGRGRGRGRGQMTFNVEAVGIGKGETLPPPTLQPSPLFPVLEYKPVPLLTGEEVEYMLALKQELRGAMKNLPYYVKPAAPKKDVERYSDKYQTSGPIDSAIDWSPDWQMLPRELRIRVRKLQKEKASVILPKRKQRIPVDKEEIIKKLETLEKKEEEVTSEEEEEKQEEEEEKEEEEEYDEEHEEETDYIMSYFDNGEDFGGDSDDNMDEAIY